CGGCTGGCTGGCCGAAGGACTGCCGGAACATCCATTGGCAAAAATCTGAAAAAGTAGTGGACAGCGCGAAGAACGATCTGTAATATTCGCGCCTCGTTCGCACACGAACCCGTGCAAACGATCCGCTGGGGAGTCGCCAAGTTGGTCAAGGCACCGGATTTTGATTCCGGCATTCGAAGGTTCGAATCCTTCTTCCCCAGCCAAGTTTCCTTCGGGCAGGCCTAAAACCTGCCCGATTTCCATTGTGGCACGCAAAATATGCATACGCCCTGAGGGATGTTGATATGGCCTACAACAGCTTGATGGTCTTCACCGGCAACGCCAATCCAAAACTGGCAGCCGACGTCGCAACGCAACTCAACGTCGATCTTGGGCGCGCCAATGTCGGCCGCTTCTCGGACGGCGAAGTCAGCGTTGAACTGCAGGAACACGTCCGCGGTCGCGATATTTTCGTGCTGCAATCGACCTGCGCCCCGTGCAACGACAACCTGATGGAACTTCTCGTCGTTGTCGACTCGCTGAAGCGCGCCTCGGCCGGCCGGATCACCGCCGCCATCCCCTACTTCGGCTACGCCCGCCAGGATCGCCGCTCGCGTTCGTCGCGCGTGCCCATCGCCGCCAAGCTGGTCGCCAACATGCTGGCCGCTTCCGGCGTCGACCGCGTGCTGACCATGGACTTGCACGCCGAACAGATCCAGGGCTTCTTCGACATTCCGGTCGATAACATCTACGCCCTGCCGATCCTGCTCGAAGACATCCTCAAGCAGAATTACGAAAACCCGATGGTCGTTTCTCCCGACCACGGCGGCGTCGTTCGCGCCCGTTCGCTGGCCAAGCGCCTCGAATGCGACCTGGCGATCATCGACAAGCGTCGTCCGAAAGCCAACGTCTCCGAAGTGATGAACATCATCGGCGAAGTCGACGGCCGCACCTGCATCATCATGGATGACATGGTCGACACCGCCGGCACGCTGTGCAAGGCCGCCACCGCACTCAAGCAGCACGGTGCCAAGAAGGTTGTCGCCTACTGCACGCACCCGGTTCTTTCCGGCCCGGCCGTCGAGCGCGTCAATTCGTCCGACC
The sequence above is drawn from the Dechloromonas sp. TW-R-39-2 genome and encodes:
- a CDS encoding ribose-phosphate pyrophosphokinase, coding for MAYNSLMVFTGNANPKLAADVATQLNVDLGRANVGRFSDGEVSVELQEHVRGRDIFVLQSTCAPCNDNLMELLVVVDSLKRASAGRITAAIPYFGYARQDRRSRSSRVPIAAKLVANMLAASGVDRVLTMDLHAEQIQGFFDIPVDNIYALPILLEDILKQNYENPMVVSPDHGGVVRARSLAKRLECDLAIIDKRRPKANVSEVMNIIGEVDGRTCIIMDDMVDTAGTLCKAATALKQHGAKKVVAYCTHPVLSGPAVERVNSSDLDALVVTDTIPLRDDAAASPRIRQLSVADIMAETIRRISNDDSVSSLFID